Proteins from a single region of Pyrus communis chromosome 6, drPyrComm1.1, whole genome shotgun sequence:
- the LOC137737751 gene encoding uncharacterized protein: MPFPMKIQPIDIDSEILIEPARVDSAKPVLKSRLRRLFDRQFPSVLRISSAHEKQPATEPPPPQQNYNISKDEGTVGAAAEFEPSSVCLAKMVQNFIEESNEKQHPPKCGRNRCNCFHGNGNDSSDDELDIFGGGFGDSVSSGSFGGDASDILKSLIPCVSVSERNLLADTARIVEANKNLKQKDDLRKMVTDGLQSLGYDSSTCKSKWEKSSSFPAGEYEYIDVTVEGERLLIDIDFRSEFEVARSTGAYKAVLQSLPYIFVGKSDRLGQIVSIVSEAARQSLKKKGMHFPPWRKAEYMRAKWLSPYTRTAVPRPENDTAPALESQAVISDGPTEGDNLSDCGELELIFGESHLPLPSPAGNSISGEKAAVAWQPPAIKPKSVERGARIVTGLASLLKEKP, from the exons ATGCCATTTCCGATGAAGATCCAACCGATTGATATCGATTCCGAGATTTTGATCGAGCCGGCCCGGGTCGACTCGGCGAAACCGGTCTTGAAATCGCGGCTCAGGAGGCTCTTTGACCGGCAGTTCCCGAGCGTGCTTAGAATCTCTTCTGCGCATGAGAAGCAGCCTGCTACTGAGCCGCCTCCGCCGCAGCAGAACTACAATATCAGCAAGGATGAAGGGACCGTCGGCGCTGCGGCCGAGTTCGAGCCGAGTTCGGTTTGCTTGGCGAAGATGGTTCAGAATTTTATCGAAGAAAGCAACGAGAAGCAGCATCCGCCGAAATGTGGACGGAACCGCTGCAATTGTTTTCACGGCAACGGCAATGACAGCTCCGACGACGAGCTCGATATCTTCGGTGGAGGTTTCGGTGATTCAGTCTCCTCCGGTTCGTTCGGTGGCGACGCCTCTGATATTCTTAAG AGTCTGATTCCATGCGTGAGCGTCTCGGAGAGAAACCTCCTGGCCGATACGGCGAGGATCGTCGAAGCAAACAAGAATCTCAAACAAAAAGACGATTTGAGGAAGATGGTCACCGACGGACTGCAATCCCTCGGCTACGATTCCTCCACCTGCAAATCCAAATGGGAGAAATCGTCGTCTTTCCCTGCCG GTGAGTACGAGTATATCGATGTGACGGTAGAGGGCGAAAGGTTGTTGATTGACATAGATTTCCGATCGGAATTTGAGGTCGCTCGATCCACTGGGGCCTACAAGGCAGTCCTCCAGTCGCTGCCGTACATTTTCGTCGGAAAATCCGACCGTCTGGGCCAGATCGTCTCCATCGTATCGGAGGCAGCCAGACAGAGCCTGAAGAAGAAAGGCATGCACTTCCCTCCGTGGCGGAAAGCCGAGTACATGCGCGCCAAGTGGCTCTCACCCTACACCCGAACCGCCGTTCCCCGTCCAGAAAACGACACCGCTCCGGCGTTGGAGAGCCAAGCGGTAATCTCCGACGGTCCGACCGAGGGCGACAATCTCAGCGATTGCGGTGAACTCGAGTTGATCTTCGGTGAGAGCCATCTTCCGCTACCGTCGCCGGCGGGAAATTCAATTTCAGGTGAGAAGGCGGCGGTGGCTTGGCAGCCGCCCGCGATTAAGCCGAAGAGCGTTGAGAGAGGAGCGAGGATCGTGACCGGATTGGCATCACTGCTCAAGGAGAAACCTTGA